The following nucleotide sequence is from Diospyros lotus cultivar Yz01 chromosome 3, ASM1463336v1, whole genome shotgun sequence.
cttttacccttgcttcaataatctccataatagacttatagttcttttcaagattatttaaagcctccttaatatcttcctttgcttgcttaatctctccacataaaaagcccatagaaggctttctatccgcatcaacaattcgaagcaccttcaccaaaggtgcaaaaactTTAAGGCATATagtcacaccattccaaaaagcaATGCTCATCATAGTAGCATAggctgctttccctttaacaatcTTTGACCATTTACACTCCTCCCATTCGGAGCTGGTAAACATTGCCCTCAATTgggcctttttctccatcaaactctgtAAAGTCAAGAAAGCAGAAGCGAATCTAGTAACTCCtggtctcactatatccctcttcttcgtaaatgacctcattaaggacaaggtcttatggtgtgcataaatgaagattgtgaaactcttggcctgatcaatgactttcttatacttcggcagttttccaatactttcaagcatcaaattgatggtgtgagtagcacatgaggtccaaaagatatttggcctcttcaccttcaataattttgccgcTCCCATATTATTGGCAACATTGTCGGTTACTACTTGGATGAcgttttgtggcccaacttgctcaatgcatttatccacatactcaaagataagttcacttgtatgtgcttcatctgaagactctctagaagaaaggaaagcagtacctgcattagaattaacacataggttcatgatgctcctcctttttctatctgtccaagcatctgtcataatggagcacccagttcgtgcccactcttcttcatgcttcttcaataaCTCTTTTATTCTGTCAACTTCCCCCTTTAATAGTGGTTCCTTCAATTGGTATTGACTGGGAGGTTTGAAGCCcggcccaaattgaccaaccgcctcaacaaacaatttgaagctatcattgTCAATCGCATTGAAAGGTATACTAGCTTcatacacccatctagcacaatattcacgaacagactgtgttctctctttaaatagtgcttcactaatagtttgttgcctttggctcattctcgcactcaaacaagtttcaggGCTGATGGAGCTTGCAAACTTATCGATAGGGCCAAGAGTATGGGACGTTTTTCTGCTacctaactcttgcaattcatcttcatcatccccttccacTCTTTCGGAGATATTAACAgttgatctcatcaaatcttcctccttcttcttatttttcctcttattctttgcctcggcaatagcattcttacatttggcttgatctgttggagaagattttggacatgcagaaacatttccagaaatgtggctaatgtgttcttttactctgtaaacacctccagacataattttaccacacaacttacatttaattttatccatatttttcggatcaattaacattccatactcccatccgacatcatttgacttccttttaagaattgaggaGGCCTCGGACGATGCTCCCGTACTTCCAGTCCTATCCGAATCATTCATTTCACTTCCTGACTCCTGTTTTTCCCTGAGTATtgaataatttcaataatatacattaaaatttaactaaaactcatcaaatgaaatgaaatcagCTGCTGCTTGAAGCAGCAAGCTTGCatattgcttgcttgctgcttcaacgagcagcaagcagcagcaacttgctgctcgttgaagcagcaagcaagcaatatGCAAGCGAGCCATGAGTAGCTTTGCGTTGCTGCTTGCTGCTGAGTTGCTGCAGAAAGGCAAGCTTGCGTTGGCGGAGGAAGATGGATGGTTGGATACATACCGCAGCAAGACGCGAACGGCGACGAGAGAGAACGACCAACAGGCAACAGGTGAGGTCGGCAGCAACGAGAGAGcaagaccaagagaagagatcaaTGGCGGTGGCGAACAACCAAGAAGAGAtcgaaggcgagagagagagagagaggagccgcGATGAAcacaaccagagagagaaagggaaaggggattgggaaatagagaaagggagggggaaAAAAGGTTGGCCCAAGACGCGCACGACCTAGGTGGCCCAGGTCGTGCGCGACCCAGGCGGTTAGGCGCCGCCTGGTCCGCCTAGGCGGCGGCGCGAACCGATTAGTCGGCCATGGCGCATAGGGCTACCGAGTAGCCCTAAATCGATGCGGCCGGTTGCCGCTCAGCGCCTAGGCGGCActtaggcggccgcctaggccgaattttcgaacactgctcatatgtaagcatagatCCGATTGACCATcaagagaggcttttgattaacttatgATCGTCGATTTTCAGCTCAaaacaagaattataaaacccaatcactgaaagattaaaccaattaaagaactacagtggattcatgaaccttagtgcattagatttctacattcaaaacctaaataattattttgtgttttccatttagtgagttggttttagttaatataaaacttccattgagtattcttttaattgtgtgtggcttattaaagttaatagtggttaaagtagggatcaaaaactaatcctcgtgggaacgatactctatttatcattatattacttgttacgattccgttcacttgcgggaaagaataCGCAAACAGTTACATAACTTCATTGCTTGGTGAAgcacaagaagaaaatgaaaatctaCGGCATGTTTGTTGCAGGTGCAAAAGAACGCCAATATTTCTTGGCATTCAGAATCAAATCCATGcaagatattttcatataaaccaATACATGAAATGAGATTCAAATATATCTATAGCATTTTGTTGTTACTtagcaaataaaaaaagaaaaataagcatCTGTGGCTACTATAATGTTGTTATTGTACTATATAATAGttggatgaaaaagaaaaaaataaaatgaatctataAAATATGATTGAACTTGGATAAAATTTTTGCCTTGTAGGAACTGAGGAAATCCTTACTCTTGCTGTAGTCAAATTCAGACTGAGCAATTACAGTCACTCAGCTACTCTTAAGAAAGTCTAACGTTAATTTAATCATTCTTACCTCTTTGTTAGTAGCATGAAAGACAATTAGTCCCCTAATTAAAAACAACCAAGGGTGTCCCCAGTGCACAAGACTCCCACTATATTTCCTAATAGCATATTCTGAAATTATGGCCTCGAGATGTGATCAAAAGGCCCATCATTCTGACAAGCTAATCTCATGCAAGAATGCCAAGCTGACTAGATCTAACTTCAAATTGTTCAGTCAGTTAGTAAACCTAATCCTTATttcgaaaataaaaattataataatggtAACTCTAGTAAACATAAGGTGATAAAGAGGATATACTGTGGAAAAAAACTAGAAGCAAAAGAAGACAATGGTTttgattctaaatttttttatgctaCTTGTGCACAGTTGAACAAATCAAATCACGGTTGAAATAGATGAATACCTCAAAGACCTGGCTGACACTGAAGTCCCCAATCTTCACCATGCCATCAGCAGTGACCAAAAGATTATCAGGTTTAATATCCCCATGTACAATATTCTGatggaaagaaacaaaattcaTATGATTTTTTACTGACAATAACTGCAAAGACAGCCAAGCTATGCTAAAACTCCGGATAATTAGAGCAGAAGACTCAATAGCAGAGCCCATCAGTTCTGGTGATAAATTCTGCATCTGAAAAGCGATTTTGACAGCCCCACCATAAAACAGTAAATGACATCAAGGTAAAAGTCAGCTTATACATCAATTCTCACACCACATATACTGAAGCAAATGCAACAGCATTGCCATCCAGAAGATAAAGGAACCCTTACAAGATCAAATGTAAAGAGGTCATACCCAAACAACCACTTCTTACTGCAATCTGCGATCCAGACAGGGAAAGGAAAACTTGGTAGCAGTAGAATACTCACATAAGATACCTAAAATTGTTAAAACTTGACAGTGCAAGTaacaatggagaagaaaaaaatgcgCAGTGACCACTTTTaacatcaaaattcaaaaaaaaaaaaagtcaattacACTCGGGCCCCTGAGGTTTAACTAAATAATGTGCATCCCCCACAATCTGGAAATACATTTACCTCCCCTCAGTCAAATAACTGTTAAgaaattaatgtaattttaaCAGGGTACCCCATGTAACATAAATCTAATTTCAGGGGGTAATTTGATATAACTTTTGAAGAGgagtaattaatgcaagttttagaaAATGAGGGGTGCTACCTGTATTTATACCAAACCTAAAAGGTGTCAAGTGCAATTCACTCAattcaaattattaaaagaaaatcatacatCACACACAAGAGGATTAAAACACTGTTTCACCCTTGCAGAgtaaaaacaatgaaaaaaacAGAAATTACATTGAATTGATTACACAAGCCAATGAAACACCAACACAGTTAAACATTGACTTTTATAACCAAACCTGCGTCCTGGCTGATTAACTATTAATTACAGGGTTGAGAACTTTTATCACCATGAATAGTAACATCAAAATATTCAATACCCACTTATGCTAAAACACCAAAGAATGTACAAATAAGTCGATAAAGAAATTCTATATCTTGGAAATGCATCTTTCGAAGCAAAAAACCATAGTCAACATAGGAACAATATTTATTCATATGTATGAGCATGTGAGCATTGCATAGCAATAGAAAAGAGGACTGAGAACCATTTTGTTAAACAGAAAATATAACCAAAAAGTCAATCTCATACATGAGAATGGAGATACATCAGCCCAGAGACTACATCCCGCATGTACTTCCGTGCTTTGTTTTCTCCTAGGCCACCTGGTGGACCAGAACCTTCACAGACCCATTTGCCTTCGACGTATTCAAGAACTACGCAAATGAAGCATTTACCATCAAACTCAAAAGCaacacagaaaaaaaaaaatcacatatttCACGAATTACAAGCATTATGCAACATGAAGATGCAAAGACAAGCCCCCCATAGGGGGAGAGAGCAGAAAAGAGTACCCATGTAGAAGTGATCAGTGGTAGGGTCATCAATCACCTCAAATAGATTAACTATATTGGGATGGTCCAGCATTTTCATAATTAAGACCTGCAAAATGAAAGGATTAACATATGATTAACATAGACCAGattacatgaaaataaataatattaaaatactaaaagacCACAAAGGAGTTGACATTAAGTCATGGAGAAAAGGAAGCCACGTGGACTGACAACTGCAACCTGAGTTGTAACAAGCAAGTCTTCAAAGGATAGCATAACAATTATCGGATGCAGCAAGTTCTCAACAATTAAAGCatttttcaaaagatttcacaTTATTAATATCCATGTTGATAAAGCGATTGCTGCAGTACATGGGAAACATATATTGTAAGGATTGAACATCCAAGTTGATACGTTATATAGAACATGAGTAAATACCTCCCGTAGAACATCAGTCATAGCAGTTTCACAAGGTGCCACTCGAAGTTTCAACAAATGAGACTTGTGAAAGGACTACAAGTTAAAATTAGACATATTAGTAAATAATGACAATATATgccattaattttttatcattgtgctacaaattaaaattcaaacaaaaaattatctACCAACTACTTGGCATTAAATTTCTGAGACTATCTAGGTATATAATCAGGTGCTAAACAGGGACCAATCTCCAGCTACATACAAACAAATAAGtcaaaatcatttcaaatttaggTCAATGGGAAAAATTTACAAATCTGTTATTTAAACCTAATGTTTTTGCCAAATTATTACTTGCCACAAAACATAGGCCCATCACTCTTTGGTTCAGCatcaaaaagaaataaggaaTAGAAGGCCTTTACTCTGATCCTAATAACCAATCATACGTAAAGCAGGCTCTATAAAACAGTAAAAGGTTTATCTTCTTCACAGAAGGAGAAGTGGTGACTAGCGAGTAATTTCAAACAAGGAGCCAAAAATGgaccaaattaaatattataaaaaccTTTGATAACAATATATTCCATGGCATAAGAGCTGTGGCACAACAAAAACAATACCTTAATCGCATAATGTTTCCCATCAATATTGCTTCGATAAAGAACCTGTTGTGTTACCAAGGCTGTAAGTGTCAAAATAACTTCATGTAAGAAGCAAAGGAGTTAAGAATACCACTAAAGATGTTACCCACCACTTTTCCGTAGCTACCAGAACCAATCTTGCATTCACGAACATATTCATTAACCATCTTGTTCCCATCTTCATCCTGTTACAAGAAATCCAAATTTCATACAATGACATTTCTAGAAGCTCTGCAACATGTCCTATAAACATACAAATAACTGGGTGGAAGTATCCATGAAGAAGATAATATTAACCCGCAAAAACAATATGGTTCTACTAGCAATCAAAGTAGCAGGcacataaaattatacaatttaGAAGGCTTAAGTAAAattttgttcatcttctttAACTATAGAAGTTGGAACATTTAAATATCAATAACGTCATCACATTCTTCAATAACATCATGAATTCTAATAAGTCCGCATCCCAGGCAGATCCTATGATATTTATtggaaaatttaaatatcaataaCCACATCCCAGGCAGATCCTATGGCTAAAAACCCTGGCAAGTAAGGTTGTGTCAGGACTAAGGGTTTTACTAGGGCTGGAACAGCAATTAgcctattttacattttatttgtattttccTCTAGTTGTATTATTCTGTTTGTTATTTCTGAAGAGTAActatataaagctactgaaGACTGTGTCACAGTCGCTGGGACTGTTGTCAACTTCCGTCCGAAGAGTATTAGAATGGGATGGGGAATGGTAGTAGAAGAGAAAGGtttagagagaagaagaagattgagggagagatagagagaaagcaaGGAGTAAATCTGGAATTTGTTGATTGATTCTCGATAATGATTCTTAGGAGCCGTTTGGGCTTATATAGCTATCCTAGGGGCTGCCACAGCAGATTGCAGCTCCCATaaccaactattttgtcctatCCCAAATACCTTTACAGCTGTATATTCTCTCTAACTAACT
It contains:
- the LOC127797047 gene encoding uncharacterized protein LOC127797047, with product MNDSDRTGSTGASSEASSILKRKSNDVGWEYGMLIDPKNMDKIKCKLCGKIMSGGVYRVKEHISHISGNVSACPKSSPTDQAKCKNAIAEAKNKRKNKKKEEDLMRSTVNISERVEGDDEDELQELGSRKTSHTLGPIDKFASSISPETCLSARMSQRQQTISEALFKERTQSVREYCARWVYEASIPFNAIDNDSFKLFVEAVGQFGPGFKPPSQYQLKEPLLKGEVDRIKELLKKHEEEWARTGCSIMTDAWTDRKRRSIMNLCVNSNAGTAFLSSRESSDEAHTSELIFEYVDKCIEQVGPQNVIQVVTDNVANNMGAAKLLKVKRPNIFWTSCATHTINLMLESIGKLPKYKKVIDQAKSFTIFIYAHHKTLSLMRSFTKKRDIVRPGVTRFASAFLTLQSLMEKKAQLRAMFTSSEWEECKWSKIVKGKAAYATMMSIAFWNGVTICLKVFAPLVKVLRIVDADRKPSMGFLCGEIKQAKEDIKEALNNLEKNYKSIMEIIEARVKDRLDSPLYFAAYLLNPYYFFKDMDIQLDNEVMDGLFNCVEMFYHYDGELQGHVINVELPKYTRKDGAFGKSWATQGCAKNDDNYNPVTWWMTYGNQTPNLQRMARKILSLTTSSSGCERN